GACGCTGCTGCAGACGGCCGGAACTGCCTTGGTAGTCGCCGCAAGTGCCGGCGCGACCTTTTCCGCAAGACCGTGATCAGCCTACCTTTTTGGCGGGATCGTCGAGAGCGGGATTGTAGAACAGCGACAGCGTCAGGCTTTTGGCGATCCGCTCGGCGGTCGCCATGAACCAGACCTTGGCTTCCGGCGAGGGGGCGACATCGTCAAGCGTTGCGGCAAACAGCGACAGCCACTTCGGAAAAAGATCGGGCGTCAGGTTCTGAACGCCCGTATGCGCCTGCACCGGCTTGCCGCCATAGGCGCCGCTGCGGAAGGTGACGGCCGACCAGAAGCTCTTCATTTTCTCCATATGCTCCGGCCAGCGGCCGGAAAGCCGCGCATCGAATACCGCGCCGAGATCGGGATGCTCCAGCACACGCCCGTAGAAAGTCTCGACCAGCCTGCCGATAAAGGCTTCGTCGACCCCCATCGCCCGCATCTCGGCCTCCGCCTTTTCGCGGATCGCCGCCACATGGGCAGGGCGGCCCTGAATGTCATTGTTCATCAAAAACCCCCGGCGCCGCATGATGCGGCAGCCTCCATATAGGTCTTTACGGCCGCCAACCAAAGCCGCTCGTGCGGATTGCGGCAATCTGTCAGCCGGTCCGCCCGGGCCACTTGACCACCATCGCTTCCTTGCTTAGGTTTAGAATTATTCTAAATTGTTGGAGAAGTTTATGTTGGCGCGTTTTTTCAGGTCGCCGAAACGATCCTTTGACTCGCTCTCCGAGCAGGAGATTCTCGCCCTTGCGATTGCCTCCGAGGAAGATGACGCCCGCATCTATCTCGCCTATGCCGACAGGCTGCGCCCTGAATTTCCGGCTTCGGCCAAGATCTTTGAAGATATGGCCGAGGTTGAGGACACGCACCGCAAATCGCTGTTCGAAATCCATCGCCAGCGTTTCGGCGAGCGCATCCCGCTGATCCGGCGCGAGCATGTGCAGGGCTTTTACGAGCGCAAGCCGGACTGGTTGAGAGCCAACCTCTCACTCGATGCGATGCGGCAGGAGACCGAGGCGATGGAGGAGCAGGCCTATCGTTTCTATGTCGAGGCGGCAAAGCGCACCACCGACGCCTCGACGCGTGAACTGCTCGGCGACCTCGCGCTCGCCGAACAGGGACATGAGGATATTGCCCGCATGCTGGGCGACACGCACACGCCCGAGGATGTCAGGCATGACGAGGACGAGACGGCGCACAGGCAATTCGTGCTGACTTATGTGCAACCGGGTCTGGCCGGCTTGATGGACGGATCGGTCTCGACGCTGGCGCCGATCTTTGCCGCCGCATTCGCCACCCAGGATACATGGCAGACCTTCCTCGTCGGTCTTTCGGCTTCGGTCGGCGCCGGCATTTCGATGGGCTTCACCGAAGCCGCCCATGACGACGGCAAGATCTCCGGCAGGGGCTCGCCGGTCAAACGTGGCCTTGCCTGCGGCATTATGACGGCGCTCGGCGGCCTCGGCCATGCGCTGCCCTATCTGATACCGCATTTCTGGACGGCGACGATCACCGCCGCCATCATCGTCTTCTTCGAACTCTGGGCGATCGCCTTCATTCAGAACCGCTATATGGAAACCCCCTTCCTGCGTGCCGCCTTCCAGGTCGTGCTCGGCGGCGGCCTCGTGCTCGCCGCCGGTATTTTGATTGGGAATGGGTGAGGAGCGGTCGGCGAAGCCGAGCAATCGATCCAGTGAATCGATTGCAGCGACGAACGCCCTGAGCCCAAGCGAAGGGCCGGGAAACGGTGCGGCATATTAACACCCCATCTCAGGCGGCACGCACCACGATCAGCCCTCATCTTGAGGTGCGCAGGCCGGAGCCTCGAAGGACGAGGGCGGGTGGCTGAACGCCGCTCATCAGCATCTCCGGGACCGGTGGCCAGCCCCGTCCTTCGGGGCTTCGCCCTATGGGCTACGCACCTCACGATGAGGCTGGAGAGAGGGCGTGCCGGCATTCTTGCCCCTCGCTCACGCTCAGTAGATTCGCTTCTATCATCCTCACTCCTCACTGCTCGTCAGGCAAGATGAGGGGCGAGGAGCGCCAGCGACGAATACCTTGAGACCGCGAAAGGCATTGGCGACGCCTCTCCAATCTCCCCAAAAACAAAGGGCCGGCTTTCGCCGGCCTTTCCCCACGTCCCCCTCGAAATGCTTAGCGAAGAGCGCCGACCAGCAGGTCGCGGCCGTTCTCGATGGTGACCCAGCGGCCGGCATTGTAGCTCGACTGGCGCTTGACGAAAGTATAGGCCGTCGCAAACCAGGGCTTCACGTCGGCAGCGAGATTGTCGAGAACGAAATCGCCCCCGGCGGTGCGCAGCGTCAGCACGGCATGGCCTTCACCGTCGGGCTTGCGCACGACGGTCATCAGCAGGTCGGCGGCCGAAAAGCCGCGCTGAATCAGCATGCGGCGCTTCAAGAGCGCGAAATCCTCGCAGTCGCCGGCGGTGGTCGGATAGGCCCAGACCTCGTCCTTGCCGTAGATTTCCTTGTCGGTCATCGGCTTGATCGTGCTGTTGACCGTGGCGTTGACCGAACGGACCAGCGACCACTTCGCCGGCGTCATCTCGACCGGCCCCGCGTTGCGGTTTGCGCCGCATTCACTGCTGTGGATCTGACAGAAATCGTAATGGCCGATCGGTTGCGAAGTGGCGTTGCCTGTTAGCATGGAAGCATTTCTGCTTGGAGCTGGGATGGCGGCAGGCGCCATCGCAAACACGGCCATCATGGCCACAAAGATACCTTTGAATCGCACGCCCGCTCTTTCCTCGATCGCCCCTTAATTATTAACAAATTGTTAATGGAGAGGGCCGAGAAGAGTCAATCGTTACTTCTTGGGAGAGCCTTGCGACTCGCCGACATGGTTAAAATGCAACAGGATTCGAAGCCCGCTTCGGGAGATTATTGCCCGTTTGCGGATGCGCTCATGATGCCTTTGACGGCGCTCAGGAGAAGGGCGATGTCGCCGGGGCGGGAAAGCCGGTGGTCGCCGTCGCGAATGAAGGTCAGCACCACGTCGTCGGCGGGAAGGTGTTCCAGAAGCTTCATCGCGTGCGCATGCGGCACGTCGGGATCTTTCATGCCCTGCAGGATATGGACCGGGCAGCCCGTCTCGATCATGCCGTCGAGCACCCGGTTTTTACGCCCGTCCTCGATCAGTGCCCGCGTATAGATGTTCGGTTCCGGACTGTATTGCGAGCGCTCTTCGAAATAGCCGCGCTCCGCCAGCGATTTGCGCTCCTTGGCCGTAAGGCTCGGCTCGATCAGTTCGGAGGTGAAATCGGGCGCCGGCGCGATCAGCACCATGCCGGCGAGCTTCGGACCACCCTGTCGGGCGAGTTCCTGCGCCAGCCGGAGCGCGATCCAGCCTCCCATCGAGGAGCCGACGAGAATGATGCGCTCGGGCGCAACATGGCGGATAATGGCAAGCGCTTCCTCCAGCCAGCGCGAGATCGTGCCGTCGCGGAAGCTGCCCCCGGAAAGCCCGTGGCCTGAGTAGTCGAGGCGGATGCAGGCCGCACCCAGTTCGCCCGCCAGCCCGTCGAGCTCCAGGGCCTTGGTACCGCTCATGTCCGAACGATAGCCGGATAGCCAAACGAGAGACGGGGCGGTATTGCCGGCTTGGGCGGGGCGGACGAGCATGGCGATTTCACGCGCCGCCTCGCCTTCACCGACCGTCACGAACTGGGGCTGGGCATTGGCCATCGGGTCGGGCATCGGCGAAACTCCTGTTGTTTTGACCTATAAAACAGATTCTTGGCAGGCTGACAGCAGGTGATTTTTCCGCTATAGGGTGATATTGACTCCGTTGCAGCGATAACGAGATAGGTTTGCGCCCCCCTGATGATCGGGAGCGCGCGGCTGCAACGTTCCGAAACAACGCGAGGAGAATACGACCATTCGCAGACCTTTTAAGACCGATGCGCCCGTGAAGGACGGACCGCGCTCGAATCGTGAAATCCGCATTCCCAAAGTTCAGCTGATCGCGGCTGACGGACAGAATATGGGCGTCGTGCCTACCGACCAGGCCTTGAGAATGGCGGAAGAAGCCGGCCTCGATCTTGTCGAAATTTCCCCCAATGCCGAACCCCCGGTGTGTAAGATCCTCGATCTGGGCAAGCTGAAATATGCCAACCAGAAAAAGGCTGCCGAGGCGCGCAAGAAGCAGAAAATCGTCGAAGTCAAAGAAATCAAGATGCGCCCGAACATCGACACCCATGATTATGAGGTGAAGATGAAGGCGATGGGCCGTTTCTTCGACGAAGGCGACAAGGTCAAGGTGACGCTGAAATTCCGCGGCCGTGAAATGGCCCACCAGGAACTCGGCATGAAGCTTCTGCAGCAGGTCAAGGCCGATACAACCGAGATCGCCAAGGTGGAAGCCGAGCCCAAGCTCGAAGGCCGTCAGATGATGATGGTGCTGGCGCCGAAGTAAGCGCCAGACACTTTTTGCTCGAGGCCGTCCGCAAGGGCGGCTTTTATGCGTTCGGCCACGCTATCTTCGGCGCGCGAAGATTCCTCCACGGACCCGTTGCACTTTAATGACGCTGCGGTTATAAGCGCGCGTCCGAACTGACCGGCAGGGCATGCCGTGGCAGTTTCGAATGCTTGCGGAACGGTTCGTCGCCGATGCCGCAGATCAACAACAAATGCTCCCGCACCTTGTTGCGACGGCCGGAGAACCGGACTTCGCGAGGAGGGCTTTTTGATGAAGCGCGCAGGGAGGACAGAAGGAGTAGCAAAATGCCCAAGATGAAGACGAAGTCCGCTGCCAAGAAGCGGTTCAAGATCACCGCATCCGGCAAGGTCAAGGCGGCTGCCGCTGGCAAGCGCCATGGCATGATCAAGCGCACGAACAAGTTCATTCGCGATGCACGCGGCACGATGGTTCTCGCAGAACCCGATGGCCGCAAGGTCGTGAAGAACTATCTGCCGAACGGTCTCTGAGACTATTCCGGTAACGCGTTAGATTAAGGAGATCATGAAATGGCACGTGTAAAGAGAGGCGTCGCAGCCCACGCCAAGCATAAGAAGGTTCTGAAGGCCGCGAAGGGCTTTTACGGCCGCCGCAAGAACACCATCCGTACCGCCAAGGCTGCCGTCGATCGCGCCAAGCAGTACGCCTACCGCGACCGCAAGGTCAACAAGCGCAACTTCCGCGCCCTCTGGATTCAGCGCATCAACGCTGCCGTCCGTGAATTCGGCCTGACCTATGGCCGCTTCATCGACGGCCTGAACAAGGCCGGCATCGAAGTCGACCGTAAGGTTCTCTCCGACATGGCGATCCACGAGCCGGAAGCATTCGGCGCCCTGGTTGCTGCCGCCAAGAAGGCCCTTGAGTATCTCAAGGAAACCGGCACGGCGAACGAGTTTGAAGGCGCGGTTCGGTAACCAGCGCTTCCCAAGCTTGACGCTTTTTTGAATTTTGGGAAACCCGCGCTGGTTTGGGCTGGCGCGGGTTTTTCTTTCTTTATATTCCTTGCGCCCGTTCGGCGCCGCCTGCCTCCCGATCCCCGCCTGATACTGGACGGAAAGAAGTGACAATGTCAGATATCGACCAGCTCAACTCATCGCTGCTCGCGGAAATCGCCGCCGCCAATGACGAGGCAGCCCTGGAAGCCGTGCGCGTGTCTGCGCTTGGCAAGAAGGGCTCCGTCTCCGAACTCCTGAAGACGCTCGGCTCCATGACGCCGGAGGAACGCCAGACCCGGGGCGCTGCGATCAACGCCCTGAAGAATGCGGTGACGGACGCCGTTGCCGAGCGTAGGTCGGTGCTGAAAGTTGCGGCTGTCAATGCGCGGCTTAAGGCCGAGACGGTCGATGTCAGCCTGCCGGTGCGCTCCTCGCCCGCCGAGCGCGGCCGCATCCATCCGATCAGCCAGATCGTCGACGAGATCACCGCGATCTTCGCCGACATGGGTTTCTCGATCGCCGAAGGTCCCGATATCGAGACCGACTACTACAATTTCACCGCGCTGAATTTTCCCGAAGGCCATCCGGCCCGCGAGATGCACGACACCTTCTTCTTCAATCCGGATGAGAATGGTGAGCGCAAGGTGCTGCGCACCCATACCTCGCCGGTGCAGGTGCGCACCATGGAAGCGCAGCAGCCGCCGATCCGCATCATTATTCCCGGCAAGACCTACCGCCAGGATTCGGACGCCACGCATTCGCCGATGTTCCATCAGGTCGAGGGGCTTGTCATCGACAAGAAGGCCAATGTCGCCAACATCCGCTGGGTGCTGGAAGAATTCTGCAAGACTTTCTTCGAGGTAGACAGCGTGACGATGCGTTTCCGCCCGTCCTTCTTCCCCTTCACCGAGCCCTCTTTCGAGGTCGACATCCAATGCGACCGCTCCGGCCCGATCGTCAAGTTCGGCGAAGGCACCGACTGGATGGAGATTCTCGGCTGCGGCATGGTCCATCCGAACGTGCTGCGCTACGGCGGGCTCGATCCGGACGAATATCAGGGTTTTGCCTGGGGCATGGGCCTCGACCGCATCGCCATGCTGAAATACGGCATGCCCGACCTGCGCGACTTCTTCAATGCCGACGTCCGCTGGATGACGCATTACGGCTTCCGCCCGCTCGACATGCCGACGCTGTTCGGCGGTCTGAGCGCTTGAACGGAGATTTGGGACGATGAAATTCACGCTCTCCTGGCTGAAAGAGCATCTCGAAACGGATGCCACGCTCGATGAAATCTGCGCCCGCCTCACCGAGATCGGGTTGGAAGTCGAGGATGTCGACGACAAGGCGGCGTTCAAGCCCTTCGTCATTGCCAAGGTCCTCTCGGCGGAAAAACACCCCCAGGCCGATCGCCTGAAGGTGCTGATGGTCGATACCGGATCCGGCGCGCCGGTGCAGGTTGTCTGCGGTGCCCCGAATGCACGCGCCGGCCTCGTCGGCGCCTTTGCCGCACCTGGAACCTATGTTCCCGGCATCGAGGTGACGCTGGCCGTCGGCAATATCCGCGGCGTCGAAAGCCGCGGCATGATGTGCTCCGAAAAGGAACTGCAGATCTCCGACAATCATGACGGCATCATTGATCTGCCGGAAGATGCGCCGGTCGGCCAAAGTTATGCCGCCTACGCCCATCTCGACGATCCTGTCATCGAGATCAACCTGACGCCGAACCGGCCGGACTGCACCTCGATCCACGGCATCGCCCGTGATCTCGCCGCCTCCGGTCTCGGCGTGCTGAAGACGCGGTCTGCGCCTGCCTTCAGCATCGAAGGCGAAACGCCGGTGAAGCTGACGCTCGATCTCGACGATCCCAGGCTCTGCCCCGGCTTTGCCCTGCGTCTCGTGCGCGGCGTCAGGAACGGTCCGAGCCCGCGCTGGCTGCAGCAGCGGCTCACCGCCATCGGCCTGCGCCCGATCAATGCGCTGGTTGATGTCACCAATTACATGACCTTCGATCAGGGGCGGCCGATCCACGTTTTCGACGCCGCCAAGATCAAGGGCAATCTCACCGTCCGCCGCGCCAGGGAGGGAGAGACCGTGCTGGCGCTCGACCAGCGTGAATACAAGCTCGGCCCGAACAACGTCGTCATATCAGATGAGGAGGGCATCGAATCGATCGGCGGCATCATGGGCGGCGAACATTCCGGCTGCGACGACGACACCGTCGACGTGCTGATCGAATCCGCTCTGTGGGACCCGATGAACATCGCCAAGTCGGGCCGCAGCCTCGGCATCATCACCGATGCCCGCTATCGCTTCGAACGCGGCGTCGATCCGGAATACATGGTTCCCGGTCTCGAACGCACGACGGAACTGGTGCTGGAACTCTGCGGCGGTACCGCCGCCAGGGCCGAGGTTGTCGGCTATCACGGGTACGATCCGAAGGTCGTCGATTTCCCCTATTCGGAGGTCAAGCGCCTGACCGGCCTCGACGTCTCGAATGAGGAAAGCAACACGATCCTGACGCGTCTCGGCTTCAGTGTCTCCGGTTCCGGCGAGCACGTCTCCGTTGCTGTTCCCTCGTGGCGCCCCGATGTCGACGGCAAGGCCGATCTCGTCGAGGAGGTCATGCGCATCCATGGCGTCGACAATATCAAGCCGGCGCCGCTCGAAAGCCATGCCGCTGTCAATGGCAGGATTCTGACGACTCTGCAGATCCGTACCCGTGCGGCCAAGCGGGCGCTGGCCGCGCGCGGCATGCTCGAGGCGGTCACCTGGTCCTTCATTCCAGAAGATCAGGCAAAGCTCTTCGGCGGCGGTTCGCCAGCCCTCAAACTTGCCAACCCGATCGCCGCCGAAATGTCGGACATGCGTCCGTCTTTGCTGCCGGGTCTGCTGACCGCGGCTCAGCGCAATGCCGATAAGGGTTATTCCGACGTCGCCATCTTCGAGGTCTCCGGCACCTATGAAAACGACCGGCCGGAAGGCCAGCGCCGTGTCGCCGGCGGCATCCGCCGCGGCACGGCCTCGCTTGCCGGCGCTGGCCGCATGTGGTCGAACGTCGCCAGGGGCGGCGGCAAGCCGGTCGACGTCTTCGACGCCAAGGCCGATGCGCTCGCCGTCATCGAAGCCTGCGGCCTGCCGATGGGCAACATCCAGATCGAGCAGGGCGGCCCCGAATGGTTTCATCCCGGCCGCTCCGGCACGATCAAGATGGGGCCGAAGATCGTGCTCGGCTATTTCGGCGAATTCCATCCGTTGACGCTGGAAGCCCTTGATGTCTCCGGCGCTCTCTGCGGCTTCGAAGTCTATCTCGATGCCATGGCGGAGCCGAAGAAGAAGGCGACCCGCACCAAGCCTGCGCTCGATCTGTCGCCCTTCCAGGCGGTCAAGCGCGACTTCGCCTTCGTCGTCGACAAGACGGTGGAATCAGGCGCGATCGTCAAGGCTGCGACCGGCGCCGACCGTAAGCTCATCACCGGCATCAACGTCTTCGACATTTTCGAGGGCGCATCGGTCGGCGAGGGCAAGAAGTCGGTGGCGATCGAGGTTCAGATCCAGCCGGTCGATCGGACGCTGACGGACGAGGATTTCGAGGCGCTGACGCAGAAGATCGTCGCCAGCGTCACGAAATTCACCGGCGGCGTCCTCAGAAGCTGAGCTTCATCTGCCGAAGATAGGATGGACCGGTCGCGCAAGCGGCCGGTCTTTTCATGTGTGCAGATGATAGAGTTTGCTGACGATCACCCATCGGCCTTCGATCTTCAGCAGCGAAAGATAGTCGGTGAAGCGCATTCCGGCGAAATCGTCGGTGACCTTCACGCTTGCTGCGTCACCCTCGACATCGACGTTCTGGATGTCCATAAAAGGCTGCGTGCCGGGAGGGGCTGGCTCCTCGGCCAGGATCGCGGCGATGAATTCGTCCCGCGTCAGCCATTCGACGGCATTCTGGTAATAGCCGATGATCGAGCTTTTCGGGTGGAAGGCCTTCTTCAAGGCCGCCGCATTGGCGA
This DNA window, taken from Rhizobium etli CFN 42, encodes the following:
- a CDS encoding group III truncated hemoglobin, which encodes MNNDIQGRPAHVAAIREKAEAEMRAMGVDEAFIGRLVETFYGRVLEHPDLGAVFDARLSGRWPEHMEKMKSFWSAVTFRSGAYGGKPVQAHTGVQNLTPDLFPKWLSLFAATLDDVAPSPEAKVWFMATAERIAKSLTLSLFYNPALDDPAKKVG
- the mbfA gene encoding iron exporter MbfA, giving the protein MLARFFRSPKRSFDSLSEQEILALAIASEEDDARIYLAYADRLRPEFPASAKIFEDMAEVEDTHRKSLFEIHRQRFGERIPLIRREHVQGFYERKPDWLRANLSLDAMRQETEAMEEQAYRFYVEAAKRTTDASTRELLGDLALAEQGHEDIARMLGDTHTPEDVRHDEDETAHRQFVLTYVQPGLAGLMDGSVSTLAPIFAAAFATQDTWQTFLVGLSASVGAGISMGFTEAAHDDGKISGRGSPVKRGLACGIMTALGGLGHALPYLIPHFWTATITAAIIVFFELWAIAFIQNRYMETPFLRAAFQVVLGGGLVLAAGILIGNG
- a CDS encoding transglutaminase-like cysteine peptidase — protein: MRFKGIFVAMMAVFAMAPAAIPAPSRNASMLTGNATSQPIGHYDFCQIHSSECGANRNAGPVEMTPAKWSLVRSVNATVNSTIKPMTDKEIYGKDEVWAYPTTAGDCEDFALLKRRMLIQRGFSAADLLMTVVRKPDGEGHAVLTLRTAGGDFVLDNLAADVKPWFATAYTFVKRQSSYNAGRWVTIENGRDLLVGALR
- a CDS encoding alpha/beta hydrolase yields the protein MPDPMANAQPQFVTVGEGEAAREIAMLVRPAQAGNTAPSLVWLSGYRSDMSGTKALELDGLAGELGAACIRLDYSGHGLSGGSFRDGTISRWLEEALAIIRHVAPERIILVGSSMGGWIALRLAQELARQGGPKLAGMVLIAPAPDFTSELIEPSLTAKERKSLAERGYFEERSQYSPEPNIYTRALIEDGRKNRVLDGMIETGCPVHILQGMKDPDVPHAHAMKLLEHLPADDVVLTFIRDGDHRLSRPGDIALLLSAVKGIMSASANGQ
- the infC gene encoding translation initiation factor IF-3; amino-acid sequence: MRRPFKTDAPVKDGPRSNREIRIPKVQLIAADGQNMGVVPTDQALRMAEEAGLDLVEISPNAEPPVCKILDLGKLKYANQKKAAEARKKQKIVEVKEIKMRPNIDTHDYEVKMKAMGRFFDEGDKVKVTLKFRGREMAHQELGMKLLQQVKADTTEIAKVEAEPKLEGRQMMMVLAPK
- the rpmI gene encoding 50S ribosomal protein L35 — translated: MPKMKTKSAAKKRFKITASGKVKAAAAGKRHGMIKRTNKFIRDARGTMVLAEPDGRKVVKNYLPNGL
- the rplT gene encoding 50S ribosomal protein L20, producing the protein MARVKRGVAAHAKHKKVLKAAKGFYGRRKNTIRTAKAAVDRAKQYAYRDRKVNKRNFRALWIQRINAAVREFGLTYGRFIDGLNKAGIEVDRKVLSDMAIHEPEAFGALVAAAKKALEYLKETGTANEFEGAVR
- the pheS gene encoding phenylalanine--tRNA ligase subunit alpha; translation: MSDIDQLNSSLLAEIAAANDEAALEAVRVSALGKKGSVSELLKTLGSMTPEERQTRGAAINALKNAVTDAVAERRSVLKVAAVNARLKAETVDVSLPVRSSPAERGRIHPISQIVDEITAIFADMGFSIAEGPDIETDYYNFTALNFPEGHPAREMHDTFFFNPDENGERKVLRTHTSPVQVRTMEAQQPPIRIIIPGKTYRQDSDATHSPMFHQVEGLVIDKKANVANIRWVLEEFCKTFFEVDSVTMRFRPSFFPFTEPSFEVDIQCDRSGPIVKFGEGTDWMEILGCGMVHPNVLRYGGLDPDEYQGFAWGMGLDRIAMLKYGMPDLRDFFNADVRWMTHYGFRPLDMPTLFGGLSA
- the pheT gene encoding phenylalanine--tRNA ligase subunit beta, with the protein product MKFTLSWLKEHLETDATLDEICARLTEIGLEVEDVDDKAAFKPFVIAKVLSAEKHPQADRLKVLMVDTGSGAPVQVVCGAPNARAGLVGAFAAPGTYVPGIEVTLAVGNIRGVESRGMMCSEKELQISDNHDGIIDLPEDAPVGQSYAAYAHLDDPVIEINLTPNRPDCTSIHGIARDLAASGLGVLKTRSAPAFSIEGETPVKLTLDLDDPRLCPGFALRLVRGVRNGPSPRWLQQRLTAIGLRPINALVDVTNYMTFDQGRPIHVFDAAKIKGNLTVRRAREGETVLALDQREYKLGPNNVVISDEEGIESIGGIMGGEHSGCDDDTVDVLIESALWDPMNIAKSGRSLGIITDARYRFERGVDPEYMVPGLERTTELVLELCGGTAARAEVVGYHGYDPKVVDFPYSEVKRLTGLDVSNEESNTILTRLGFSVSGSGEHVSVAVPSWRPDVDGKADLVEEVMRIHGVDNIKPAPLESHAAVNGRILTTLQIRTRAAKRALAARGMLEAVTWSFIPEDQAKLFGGGSPALKLANPIAAEMSDMRPSLLPGLLTAAQRNADKGYSDVAIFEVSGTYENDRPEGQRRVAGGIRRGTASLAGAGRMWSNVARGGGKPVDVFDAKADALAVIEACGLPMGNIQIEQGGPEWFHPGRSGTIKMGPKIVLGYFGEFHPLTLEALDVSGALCGFEVYLDAMAEPKKKATRTKPALDLSPFQAVKRDFAFVVDKTVESGAIVKAATGADRKLITGINVFDIFEGASVGEGKKSVAIEVQIQPVDRTLTDEDFEALTQKIVASVTKFTGGVLRS
- a CDS encoding nuclear transport factor 2 family protein, with product MSDRQAVEQTVHLYVEGMAFANAAALKKAFHPKSSIIGYYQNAVEWLTRDEFIAAILAEEPAPPGTQPFMDIQNVDVEGDAASVKVTDDFAGMRFTDYLSLLKIEGRWVIVSKLYHLHT